CAGCGATTCCGGGCATTGACAGGATTGGGGCGAAAGCAGCTGGAAAAGGAGATTGAGCACGGGTTCCCGTTCCTGCCGTCGGGCAGTCAAATTGTGCTCGATCCGGTCGCGCAGAAGTTGGTGTTGGAGAACGTGCGTCAGCAGATTTCGCCGAAGAGAACGGCGCTGATCTCCGAAGTGCGGGCGCATCCCAACGATCAGTTGGCCTCGTATCTGGAGGAGTCCGGGCGCGGTATCGAAGACATTCTGCGCACCGACCGGTCGTGGACGACGCTGTGCCGCGCTGCCGGCAAGTTGGGGGAGCAGCCCGATCCTCGGGAGTCTGAACTGCTAAAGCGAGTCAAGGCGCTCGCACATGTCGATGACCGTCGTCGGGCGGAGGCCTATCGGGCGCTGCTCGCCGGCAGCGCTGTTACCGAGCAGCGGCTGGCGGACATGCTGTTCTATTCGCTGTACCCGAACGGTGGGGGATTCGACACTCCCGCAGCGGGACTCGAAGCACTGCGTGGGGAATCGGTAGCGGTGGAGATGCGCCAAGTCGTGGATATTGCGTTCGAAGCCGCGCACCGCAGCACGTATGCGCTCGGGGGCTTGGTGCCCGAATTGGGCGATGTGCCGTTGGCTCTGCACGCCACATACTCACGCGAAGAAATCCTCGCCGGCCTCGGCTGGGTGTCGGACAAGCGGACGCCGTCGACCATGCGGGAGGGGGTGGCCTGGTGTGCGGCGGCCAATGCCGATGCCTTCCTCATCACGCTGAAGAAGTCAGACACCGACTATTCGCCGACCACCATGTATCGCGACTTCGCGCTCAGCGCGGACTTGTTCCACTGGGAATCGCAGTCGACGACCACCTCGGCATCACCGACCGGGCAGCGGTACATCAATCACCGCGAGCGGGGCTCGCACGTTCTGCTGTTCGTGCGGGAGATGAAGACCAACGCGCTCGGTGCGGCGCCGTATATCTTCCTCGGGCCCGCCGACTACGTCTCTCACGAGGGGGAGCGGCCGATGGCGATCACGTGGCGGTTGAGGCGGGCTATGCCGGCGGAGGTGTATCTGGGGGCGCGGGCGGCTGTGGCGTGATTGCGCAGGGTCCTCGTCCACGACAATTACACCGGCGAGTGTGTCGTTGGAGGTATCAGCCCGCGATCGACAACGCGCACGTGTTGCCGGCGCTCGTGGTGCGTTCCCGCGAACTCGTCGAGCGAAATCAGGCAACCCCGATCCATCCACAGACGATGGTCGATAGCCCCTGGCAGTTCGCCGTGGGTTGCGGACTCGAACGCCGCTTCACCCGTTCGTACAGCTTCTTCGACATATTAGCGAGTTGCCCGCGAGACTGGCATCATACTCGGCTAAGCTCGGCCAAACCCGGTCATATCCGGCTCGCCAAGAAGCGGAGGTCCTCATCGTTATGTCTGAGCCCTGGTTGTCGGCTGACGATATCTCCGCCCACCTCGGTGTTACGAAGGACACGGTCTACGCGTGGATTGCCGATAAGGCGATGCCTGCGCACAAGGTCGGCCGTCTCTGGAAATTTCAGGCGAGCGAGGTCGATGAGTGGGTCCGAAGCGGTGGTGCCGAGACGACAGGCGAAGCGAAGTCCCCAGCCTAAGCAGCTTTCAGATCTTGTCGGTCGGTCGAGTTATTTTGATCGACTTGCCACTAGCCGGGAGGGGGAGCCGATGATGACAGCGACTCAGCGATACGCACTTTCGTTCACCAGCGGTTCGCTGCTGACCCAAGAAGCCCTCATCGCTGTACCGATCTACCTTGGCGAACGTGATTGGGCCACGACCCGCGCACGGATCAAAGACGAAAATCTACTTCAGGCCCGTGTGGAGCGATCAAACACCCGCACGCTGGGTGCGCTCATACCGCGGCTGCAAGTGCTCACCGACGCCGAGCTCCAGATCATCGCAGACGGAACATCTACCGAGCGCGGCCACCTGATGTGGGCTGCAGCGTGCCGGCAGTACGACCTGATTGGGGAGTTCGCCGAAGAAGTGTTGCGTGAACGGTTCCTCACCCTGGCGGGCACGGTGACCTATGAGGAGTTCGACTCCTTCTACCGCAGTAAGGCCATATGGCACGACGAACTAAACACGATCACGGACACCTCGTTCAAGAAGATCCGGCAGGTGGTGTTCAAGATGATGGTTGATGCGGGTCTGCTAACCAAGCAGGACTTGATCGAACCAACGTCGCTTTCGGCGCGCGTCGCCGGCTGCCTCAACCGCCGCACCCCCAGCGATGTCCGATTTTTTCCGACGAAGACGGCGTTGTGACAATGTCAAACCGGGTCACCCTGGCGCAGCACGAGGAGCACCTCTTCGAGGTTCTCAAGAGCCAGCGCTTCCTCAAGATGCAGGGCCTCGGCAATGAGGTCGCCCACTTCATCTATGACTACGACCCAACCTGGGCTCTTGACGTCGCGCAGGCGAAGAAGCGCATCAAGACCAAGCTCGAAACCGAAGAGGGCATAAAGGTTTTCGAGATCAACCTTTATGACCTCTGCGTCGAACTTCTGAAGGAACGCAACGTCTGGGATCGCGTCCTCGCGGCCGAGGAATCAATGGACAAGCCCGACTTCCTCAAGATGCTCCAGAACATGCTCGACCCCCAGATGCACCTTGCGCCGGCCATCAAAGCACGCATCAACAGCGAGACATTCCACATCTTGTTCCTCACCGGGGTTGGAGAGGTCTTTCCGTTCGTGCGCTCGCACACCGTGCTCAACAACTTGCAGACCGTCGTCTCTGACCGGCCGATGCTGATGTTCTTCCCTGGCAAGTACGACGTGTCGGCCACTCAGGGTTCGGCGCTCGTTCTGTTTGGCCAACTCAAGGACGACTCCTTCTACCGCGCCAAGCGCATCCTCGACCAGGAAGCATGACTCGATGAAACTCAATGAAATTTTCCTCAAGGACGTCAACCGCTCGATCGAGGGCGTGGTCAAGGCCGACGACGTCGATCACCTCGGCGTGGAGGTCGAGGAGTACGTCTTCACCAACGACGCCGCCAAGGGTGTGGGTCCGCTGCTTGAGGAATACACGAACTACACCAACGCCAACGGTGTATGGATCTCAGGCTTCTTCGGTTCAGGTAAGTCTCATCTTCTGAAGATGCTTGCGCATCTACTCGGAGATGTGGAGGGACAAGCTTTCCCGCGAAGAAAGGTCAGTGACAGCTTCCTTAACAAGACCGACGACGCGATGCTGACCGCTTCGCTTAAGAAGGCCGCAACGATTCCGGCGAAGAGCCTGCTATTCAACATCGACCAGAAGGCGACGCTGATCGCCAAGGACCAGACAGACGCGCTGCTCAAGGTCTTCGTCAAAGTTTTTGACGAGAGCCGCGGCTACTTCGGCAACGACGGTGCCATCGCTCGCTTTGAGGAAGACCTCGACAAGCGCGGCCAATACGAGGCGTTTAAAACAACCTTCCAGAAGCATGCCGGCATCGACTGGGCGCAGGGCCGCGAACAGACGTTCCTTGAAGCCCACCACATCGACACGGCCTTCGCCGAGATCAACGGCGGGGCGAACCCCGGAATCATCGAGCAGTACCAAAAGTCGTATGCCGTGTCGATTGAAGACTTCGCCACTTCTGTAAAGGCATGGATTGACTTGCAGGAGCCCGGTTACCGTCTCAACTTCTTCATCGATGAGGTCGGTCAGTTCATCGCTGACGACGGTAAGCTTAAGCTCAACCTGCAGACCATTGCTGAGTCCCTCAACACAAAATGCAAGGGCCAGTCGTGGGTCTTTGTTACGTCCCAGGAAGACATGGATAAAGTCGTCGGCGACCGAACCAGAGAGCAGGGCCACGACTTCTCCAAGATCCAGGCCCGATTTAGCACCAAGGTGAAGCTCACGAGTCAGGACGTCGAAGAAGTCATTAGCAAGCGCCTGTTGGAGAAGAACGACGCGGGTGCTGCCGAAGTCAAGGCGATCTACGCTAAGGACTCCGCGAACTTCAAGACAATCTTCGACTTTGTCGACGGCGCAAAGACTTACCGCAATTACGTCGACGAGAATCGCTTTGTCAGCACCTATCCCTTCGTGACATATCAGATCCCGATGTTCCAGGCCGCCCTCGAAGGCCTGTCCGATCACAACATGCTTGAGGGAAGGAACAGCTCGGTCGGCGAGCGGTCGATGCTGGGAGTCGTCCAGGACGTTGCCAAACTTATTGGCGGCCAACAGGTGGGATACCTGGCTACCTTTGACCAGATGTTCGCGGGGATCAGCGCAGCCCTGAAATCCGCCGCCCAAAGTGCCATCCTGCAGGCGGAGAAGCACCTTCCCGATCCCACCTCCGACGTGACGATTCTCGCGAACCGCTTGCTCAAGGCACTGTTCCTGGTCAAATACGTCGACACCTTCAAAGCCACACCGCGCAATCTCACCGTGCTCGTCTACGACCGCTTCGGGCTGGACCTCAAATCGTTGGGCGACATGGTGCAGCAAGCGCTCAACCTGCTGGAGACGCAGTCTTACGTTCAGCGCAACGGCAACATCTACGAGTACCTAACGAACGAGGAGCAGGAAATTGAGAAGGAGATCAAGGGCGTCGATATCGACTCGTCCGAGATCTCCAACAAGCTCTTCAAGTACCTCTCGTCCGACATCCTCAAGTCCAACAAGATGAAGTACGCGAAGAACGGCCAGGACTTCACCTTCGGATACAAGCTCGATGACATCGTCCAAGGCAACCAGCGAGAGCTGACCGTCCACTTCATCACCCCAGAGACGAGCTACACCGACGACGAAATCAAAATGCAAAGCGCGGGCAAAGATGAGCTCCGTGTCTTCCTCGGCCGCGACAAGCGGTTGCTCGCCGACCTGCGGCTCTTTGTGAAGACCGAGAAGTACACCAAGCAGCGCACAAACTCCGGAGCCACGCCGTCGATGCTGGCCATCCTCCAATCTAAGCAGTTGGTCAACGCCGACCGAGAGAAGGAACTCATCGAGAGGCTGCGGCAGGCGGTCGGTGACGCGCAGATGATCATCAATGCCTCCGAAGTCACTTCCAGCGCTCAGGAGGCCCTGGCGCGCGTGTCTGACGGGTTCCAGGATCTCGTCAGCCGCACATACACAAGCCTGGGCCTTCTCGGCGGTAAAGCCTTCTCAGAGCAGCAGGTGGCTGGGGCTGTTCAGAATGACCAGGGCTTGTTCGGTGTCGAGAACTTGTCGACATTGACCTCGCCCGGAGCCGAGATGGAGTCGTGGATCATCTCCCAGACCAACCTTGGCGAACAGGTAACAGTCAAGAAAATCGTCGGCCGCTTCGAGTCAAAGCCATACGGCTGGAACCTCGGCTCGATCGAAGTCGTGCTGGGCTGGCTGGTCGGCACCGGAAAGATAGCCCTCAGCATCGATGCCACCCCGGTGGTGCGTACCGAAGTGGCCGCCCTGATAAGAAACACCGCCAAGCAGCAACACACGGTCGCCGCTCCGCAAAAGGCCTACGACGCAACCAAAGTGGCAGCGTTCAAGAAGTTCTGCACGGAATTCTTCGACGAGGGCGCGGTGCCAAGCGACCCCGCGGAACTCGCTCGGTTCGGCAAGGACAAGCTCGCAGCCAAACGTGAGGAACTTAACGCACTCGTCAGCGCCAGCCGGTACCCGTTCGTCAGACAACTCGCTGCAGTCGTAGCGCTTCTAGATCAAGTCACCGGCAAGCCCGTCGACTGGTACCTTGCCGAATTCAACACGGCCGACGAACTCATCGAGGCCAAGGTGGACACAATCGATCCCATCAAGGCCTTCCTCAAAGGGCAGCAGGCCAAGATCTTCGACGAAGCAGTCGGACTGCTTACTGCCAATGCGGGCAACCTCGACTTCCTTCCAGAAGGTAGCGCCGACAATGTCAAGACGCTACTCGCAGACCCGAATGCCTTCCGT
The DNA window shown above is from Mycolicibacterium confluentis and carries:
- a CDS encoding helix-turn-helix domain-containing protein codes for the protein MSEPWLSADDISAHLGVTKDTVYAWIADKAMPAHKVGRLWKFQASEVDEWVRSGGAETTGEAKSPA
- a CDS encoding DUF1819 family protein — protein: MMTATQRYALSFTSGSLLTQEALIAVPIYLGERDWATTRARIKDENLLQARVERSNTRTLGALIPRLQVLTDAELQIIADGTSTERGHLMWAAACRQYDLIGEFAEEVLRERFLTLAGTVTYEEFDSFYRSKAIWHDELNTITDTSFKKIRQVVFKMMVDAGLLTKQDLIEPTSLSARVAGCLNRRTPSDVRFFPTKTAL
- a CDS encoding DUF1788 domain-containing protein — translated: MSNRVTLAQHEEHLFEVLKSQRFLKMQGLGNEVAHFIYDYDPTWALDVAQAKKRIKTKLETEEGIKVFEINLYDLCVELLKERNVWDRVLAAEESMDKPDFLKMLQNMLDPQMHLAPAIKARINSETFHILFLTGVGEVFPFVRSHTVLNNLQTVVSDRPMLMFFPGKYDVSATQGSALVLFGQLKDDSFYRAKRILDQEA
- the brxC gene encoding BREX system P-loop protein BrxC, whose protein sequence is MKLNEIFLKDVNRSIEGVVKADDVDHLGVEVEEYVFTNDAAKGVGPLLEEYTNYTNANGVWISGFFGSGKSHLLKMLAHLLGDVEGQAFPRRKVSDSFLNKTDDAMLTASLKKAATIPAKSLLFNIDQKATLIAKDQTDALLKVFVKVFDESRGYFGNDGAIARFEEDLDKRGQYEAFKTTFQKHAGIDWAQGREQTFLEAHHIDTAFAEINGGANPGIIEQYQKSYAVSIEDFATSVKAWIDLQEPGYRLNFFIDEVGQFIADDGKLKLNLQTIAESLNTKCKGQSWVFVTSQEDMDKVVGDRTREQGHDFSKIQARFSTKVKLTSQDVEEVISKRLLEKNDAGAAEVKAIYAKDSANFKTIFDFVDGAKTYRNYVDENRFVSTYPFVTYQIPMFQAALEGLSDHNMLEGRNSSVGERSMLGVVQDVAKLIGGQQVGYLATFDQMFAGISAALKSAAQSAILQAEKHLPDPTSDVTILANRLLKALFLVKYVDTFKATPRNLTVLVYDRFGLDLKSLGDMVQQALNLLETQSYVQRNGNIYEYLTNEEQEIEKEIKGVDIDSSEISNKLFKYLSSDILKSNKMKYAKNGQDFTFGYKLDDIVQGNQRELTVHFITPETSYTDDEIKMQSAGKDELRVFLGRDKRLLADLRLFVKTEKYTKQRTNSGATPSMLAILQSKQLVNADREKELIERLRQAVGDAQMIINASEVTSSAQEALARVSDGFQDLVSRTYTSLGLLGGKAFSEQQVAGAVQNDQGLFGVENLSTLTSPGAEMESWIISQTNLGEQVTVKKIVGRFESKPYGWNLGSIEVVLGWLVGTGKIALSIDATPVVRTEVAALIRNTAKQQHTVAAPQKAYDATKVAAFKKFCTEFFDEGAVPSDPAELARFGKDKLAAKREELNALVSASRYPFVRQLAAVVALLDQVTGKPVDWYLAEFNTADELIEAKVDTIDPIKAFLKGQQAKIFDEAVGLLTANAGNLDFLPEGSADNVKTLLADPNAFRGNKMNQLKAATDALKSLLDDQVTGARTAVKSAVETKLESLLQEHFFKAASADAQTAAVDTVNTLLSTLDSQNLIAVVHQAGSQFESTTYPGLIDQLTKSADTGGKPQKPTVAVASIKAPAGPAIIETESDVDAYLAALRVALVQAIKENRIAN